In a genomic window of Variovorax paradoxus:
- a CDS encoding winged helix-turn-helix transcriptional regulator: MQAFPDAAALLAPRSLDDLLLYRLSRAARAGAGMATRLVEGGFGITRREWGMIGTLAQTGEITPSALSEQLNLDRVRTSRGLRSLVEKQLVERRRDAEDRREVHVRLSPAGRQLYDELFPRIADLNTGLLDGLEPAHIEILLQCLQRLEQRGGALSAQGMVPEKADRRSGGTRHRWPKRGA; encoded by the coding sequence CTGCAAGCCTTTCCCGACGCGGCCGCGCTGCTCGCGCCCCGCTCCCTCGACGACCTGCTGCTCTACCGGCTCTCGCGCGCGGCGCGCGCCGGTGCCGGCATGGCCACGCGCCTGGTCGAGGGCGGCTTCGGCATCACGCGCCGCGAATGGGGAATGATCGGCACGCTCGCGCAGACCGGCGAGATCACGCCCTCGGCACTGTCGGAGCAATTGAACCTGGACCGCGTGCGCACCTCGCGCGGGCTGCGCAGCCTGGTCGAGAAGCAGCTGGTGGAACGGCGCCGCGACGCCGAGGACCGCCGCGAGGTGCATGTGCGGCTGAGCCCCGCGGGGCGGCAGCTCTACGACGAGCTGTTCCCGCGCATCGCCGACCTCAACACCGGCCTGCTCGATGGCCTGGAGCCCGCGCACATCGAGATCCTGCTGCAGTGCCTGCAGCGGCTCGAGCAGCGCGGTGGCGCGCTCAGCGCCCAGGGCATGGTGCCCGAGAAGGCCGACCGCCGTTCGGGCGGCACGCGCCACCGCTGGCCGAAGCGGGGCGCGTAG
- a CDS encoding efflux transporter outer membrane subunit, whose protein sequence is MNFKLSSLSAPLRAAVLPLVAALALAGCASVPSGLPETPAAAQFKEQGATPPAGWTRAVPSEGAARGAWWQAFNDPVLNELIAKAEVSNNNIQGAAARLAEARAIARSVNADRLPQVGLSAGANRGAGLDKATASTSPATMTNAGATFSYELDLFGRLSRASDAARLDAAGREALLQSTRLAVQAEVAQTYLTLRALDAERVLVREQVEAYRDTLRLSQRRQQAGDIAELDVARVQTEVSSTESDALAIDRQRAQVEHALAVLVGDSASSFGVRPADWTTALPAIPPGVPATVLTRRPDVSAAQNAVFAAQSRVGVAQAAWFPDISLTGAAGYASPEIGDLFKWSARSWGVGALLSLPIFDGGRREAGLQSANAQLDGALAGYRNQVLVAFQEVEDQLSSIRILQEQSGVQATAVASAARATSLSDTRYRNGYISQLDLLDARRSELRNRRQALQVKSAQYQAAVGLIRAIGGGWEVPGAVASSDGAPRGPRS, encoded by the coding sequence ATGAACTTCAAGCTCTCATCCCTCTCGGCGCCGCTGCGCGCGGCCGTGCTGCCCCTGGTGGCGGCGCTGGCCCTGGCCGGCTGCGCGAGCGTGCCCTCGGGCCTGCCCGAGACCCCGGCCGCGGCCCAGTTCAAGGAACAGGGCGCCACGCCGCCCGCCGGCTGGACCCGCGCCGTGCCTTCCGAGGGCGCCGCGCGCGGCGCCTGGTGGCAGGCCTTCAACGATCCGGTCCTGAACGAGCTCATCGCCAAGGCCGAGGTCAGCAACAACAACATCCAGGGCGCGGCGGCGCGGCTGGCCGAGGCCCGCGCCATCGCGCGCAGCGTCAACGCCGACCGGCTGCCGCAGGTGGGCCTGAGCGCCGGCGCCAACCGCGGCGCCGGCCTCGACAAGGCCACGGCCAGCACCTCGCCGGCCACCATGACCAATGCCGGTGCCACCTTCTCGTACGAGCTCGACCTGTTCGGCCGCCTCTCGCGCGCCAGCGACGCGGCGCGGCTCGACGCGGCCGGCCGCGAGGCGCTGCTGCAGAGCACGCGGCTGGCGGTGCAGGCCGAGGTGGCGCAGACCTACCTCACGCTGCGCGCCCTCGATGCCGAGCGCGTGCTGGTGCGCGAGCAGGTCGAGGCCTACCGCGACACGCTGCGCCTGTCGCAGCGCCGCCAGCAGGCCGGCGACATCGCCGAGCTCGACGTGGCGCGCGTGCAGACCGAGGTCTCGTCGACCGAGTCGGACGCGCTGGCGATCGATCGCCAGCGGGCCCAGGTCGAGCATGCGCTCGCGGTGCTGGTGGGCGATTCGGCCTCGAGCTTCGGCGTGCGGCCGGCCGACTGGACCACCGCGCTGCCCGCGATCCCGCCCGGCGTGCCGGCCACGGTGCTGACGCGCCGGCCCGACGTGTCGGCCGCGCAGAACGCGGTGTTCGCGGCCCAGTCGCGCGTGGGCGTGGCGCAGGCCGCGTGGTTCCCCGACATCTCGCTGACCGGCGCTGCGGGCTATGCCTCGCCCGAGATCGGCGACCTGTTCAAGTGGTCGGCCCGCTCGTGGGGCGTGGGCGCGCTGCTGTCGCTGCCGATCTTCGACGGCGGTCGCCGCGAGGCCGGGCTGCAGAGCGCCAATGCGCAGCTCGACGGCGCGTTGGCCGGCTACCGCAACCAGGTGCTCGTGGCCTTCCAGGAGGTCGAGGACCAGCTGTCGTCGATCCGCATCCTGCAGGAGCAGTCGGGCGTGCAGGCCACGGCCGTGGCCTCGGCCGCGCGCGCGACCAGCCTGTCGGACACGCGCTACCGCAACGGCTACATCAGCCAGCTCGACCTGCTCGACGCGCGCCGCAGCGAGCTGCGCAACCGTCGTCAGGCGCTGCAGGTGAAGTCGGCGCAGTACCAGGCGGCCGTGGGGCTGATCCGCGCGATCGGCGGCGGCTGGGAAGTGCCGGGCGCGGTAGCCTCGAGCGACGGCGCCCCGCGCGGCCCGCGGAGCTGA